The nucleotide sequence TTGTGATCGAGACCGCGCGCGCGGATGACTTCAGCCCGGTCAAGAATGCCGACGGCCTGGATTCACCCCGGACCAGCCGGGAGGATCAGATGCGGCAATTTGCGCGCTGGCTGCAGGGAGCGGGTGTCCCGGTCGCAACCGACGCCACCGGCCTGCCGCAAGCCCGCATCGAGGTCTCGCCGCTCTTTGGCTACGATGCCTCCACATTCGCCGAGCGCTGGCAGGCGCTCCCGGTCAAGCCCGCCGTCGTCGAGGGACTTTATCTCGAATAGGTTTTCGCGGCAAGATCCCAGGCCGCGCCACCCGGCGGACGGCTTGTTTTAGGCCTTTGCTTTTCCGTTTCCAGCCAGCAAATTTCGGTTTCCCCACTTTTCCCATGACCACCTCCGACCAGATTGTCCAAGCCGTGAAAAACGGCCAGTTGCTCACGAGTGCCGCCGACAACCTCCGGGCCTGGCTGCAGGCCGGCCTGCCGGCCTGGGCGGAGGAAAGCCTGCACGAGCTGATCGCGCGCGGGGAGTGGAGCGAGCTCAACGACCGCTTCTACCGCTACCTCGAGTTCGGCACCGGCGGCATGCGCGGGCGGACGATCGGGGTGAAGGCCGCCGCGGCGGAGACCGGCACGATCAACGCGCAGGGCTCCCCTGCGCACGCCAACGTCGGCAGCAACCTGCTCAACGACTTCACGCTGGTGCGCGCCGTCATGGGCCTGCACCGCTACGTGGCGAAGTATCTCGCCACCCAGCACAGCGGCGCAAAGCCGAAGATCGTCATCGCCCACGACGTGCGGCACTTTTCCCGCCATTTCTGCGAACTGGCCGCCTCCACCTGGGTGCGGCTGGGCGGCGAGGCGCTGATTTTCAGCGGCCCGCGGTCCACCCCGCAGCTAAGCTTTTCGGTGCGCCACTACGGGGCGCACACCGGCGTCGTAATCACCGCCAGCCACAATCCGCCGCACGACAACGGCTTCAAGGCCTACTTCGTGGACGGGGCGCAGGTGACCCCGCCGCACGACAAGGCCATTATCGCCGAGGTGGACCGCGTGACCCTGGCCGAGGTGAAGCAGCACCTGGTGAGCGATCTGGCGCTGGTCAAGACGCTCGGCAACGAGGCGGATGATGCCTATCTCGCCGTGGCCGCCCAGGCGGTGATCGATGCGGAGTTGCTGCGGAAGTCCGGCCTCAAGGTGGTTTACACCAACATCCACGGGGTGGGTGGCGTCTCGACGGTGCCCGCGCTCATTCATGCGGGCGTGCGTGTGACCGAGGTGCCGGAGCAGGCGGCGTTCGACGCCCGTTTCCCGACGGTGAAGTCGCCGAACCCCGAGAACGCCGAGGCGCTCGCGCTGGGCGTGGCACTGGCGGAGAAGGAAGGCATCGACGTCGTGATGGCCACGGATCCCGATGCCGACCGGGTGGGCGTCGCCGTCCGCAACGCGGCCGGGAAAATGGAGCTGCTGACCGGCAACCAGGTCGGCGCGCTGCTGGCCGATTACCGCATCAGCAAGTACAAGGAACTCGGCTGGATTCCGCCGGCTGGCACCCCGCACGCCTGCCTCATCAAGACCTTTGTGACGACCCCGTTGCAGGACGCCATCGGCAAGGGACACGGCGTGAAGGTCATCAACACGTTGACCGGCTTCAAGTGGATCGCAGCGAAGATGCGCGGGTACGAGGAGCAGCTGGTCAAGGCGATGGGGCATGGGTTTGACTACGATGCCACTCCGTTCCGCGAGCGGGCGCGCCTGCTGCAGCAGCACAGCAGCTTCTACCTTTTTGGCACCGAGGAGAGTTACGGTTACCTGCCGAACGATTCCGTGCGCGACAAGGATGGGAACTCGGCCTGCCTGATGTTTGCCGAGGTGTGCGCGTGGGTGAAGTCCCGCGGGCTGACGGTGCCGGCCTACCTGGACGAGATTTACCTGCGTTACGGCTTCTTCCTCGAGGGCGTGATCAACATCTATTACGAGGGCGCCAGCGGGGCGGCGAAGATCAAGCGCATCCTCGACACCTATCGCGCGAGCCCGCCCACGGCCTTCGGTGACACGAAGGTCACGCGCTTTCAGGACTTTGGCCGCGAAAAGTTCTTCGATGCCGACAACGAGCAGATCCCGATGCAGGACCTGTACATCGTGACGCTGGCCAACGGCTACTCCTTCGCGGCGCGTGGCAGCGGGACGGAGCCGAAGATGAAATTCTACCTCTTTGCCTCGGGCCCGGTACAGTCGGCGGCCGACCTGCCCGCCGCCAAGGCACAGACCAAGGCCTCGCTGGATGCGCTCAAGGCGCTGATCGAGGCCGACGCCCGGAAGCGCGCGGAAGGTTGAGGCAATTTGGCCACGGCTTTCACCGATTGGCACGGATTCAGCAACGTGGCTCATCCGTGAAATCCGTGGCTAAAATCCTATTTCTGTTCCTGGTCCCGATCCTCGCGCTGGCCGCGCCCCGGCGCAAGGTCATCATTGATCAGGATGCCTTTGGGCCGGGCGGGCCGAACCTGCAACCGATCCTGATGGTGCTGCAGTCGCCCGACGTCGAGGTGCTGGGTATCACGGTTGAGAGCGGGGACGGCTGGCAGAAGGAGAACGTGGCCCATACGCTGCGCATGCTCGAGCTCATCGGGCGGCCCGAGATTCCGGTGGTGCCGGGCGCGACCTTTCCGCTGGTGAATTCCGCCGAGGCGACGAAGCGCTGGGAGGCACGGCACGGGAAACTTTTCTACAAGGGGGCCTGGACCGAGGAGTGGTCCAAGGAGGTGCTGGTGCGCCGGCCGGAGCCGCACGGGCCCGAGGTGGTGCCGCCGCTGATCGAGGGCGATCCCGCGCTCAAGCCGGCGGCGGAAACGGCGGCGGAATTCCTCGTGCGGCAGGTGCGCCGCTATCCCGGCGAGGTCTCGATCCTCGCGATGGGGCCAATGACAAACCTCGCCCTGGCGAGCCGGCTCGATGACGGGTTTGCCGCGGGCGCGAAGGAACTCGTGTTTATGGGCGGGAGCTTCAACCCGCGGCCGGCCGACAATGCGTTCGCGCTCGAGTACGTCTACACCCCGCGTTTGGAATTCAATTTCCGCTGGGACCCCGAGGCCGCGAGCGCGGTGTTGCGGTCCCCCTGGCGGCGCATCGTGCAGGTGCCGGTCGATCCGTCGACGCGGACGCTGTTCCGGCCCGGGATGATTCAGGCCGTTGCCGCCGCCACCACGCCCGTGGCCCGTTATGTGGCCGCCCATGTGGAATCATTTCCCCTGTGGGACGAGATCGCGGCCGCGGTCTGGCTGGAACCTGCGCTCGCAACGCGACGCGAGCGTGTGGCCGTGGATGTCGACACGGCGGCGGATGGAGCGGGCTACGGTAACACGCTTAGCTGGGCGCCGGGCCGCGGTCCGGGCCTGGGCGAACCGGTCGTCGAGGTGGTGTTCGAGGTGGACGTGGCCGGGCTCGAGGCGCTGGTGGTGGAGCGGCTGACCCGCGCGGGTCCCTGACCGGGCTACTTGGCCGCAGGGGCGGGCTCCGGCGCAGGCGTGGTTGCGGGTGGCGGTGCAGGCAGGGTGTCGGCCTCGCCGAGGAATATGAATTCACCCAAGGTCACGTTGCCCGAGAAGGCCTCGGTGGCGTTGATCGTCACGGGCTTGGTGGTTTCCCGGCCGAAGTTCATCGCGGCGGCGGCGACCAGCAGCGGCATGGCCCGGTCCATGGCGAGACCGGTGGCGGGGCAGCCGAAACGGGTTTCCCAGAGCAGGGTGGGATTCGGATTCTCCATCGCATCGAGCGTAAAGGAACGGACAGCCCCGAGGAAGAGGTCGCTCTCGGCGATGTCCCAAACCTTGCCGGCGACGCCGGTGCGGATCATGCCGCGCAGGAGGACGCGGGGATCGACGAAACCGCCATACTGGACCTGCTCCCACATGAGGTTGAGTTTGTCGCCGCCGAGGAAGCCGAGGGCGGGGCGGTCCTTGCCGCCCTCCATCATGCCCCAGCTGAAGACGAGGAGCTGTTCTGGCGGATGGGCGGCGTCGGCGACCAGGTAGCCCTGGGCGCGCATGGCTTCGATCATCCAGGTGAGGACGTCCTTGTTCTTGGGGATCGACTCACCGGCCCAGACGCGGGTGCCGTCGAAATGCGTGTAGCCGAAATAGACCAGCTTGTAGTACACCGGCTGGGTCGGCGTGGCGGGCGCATAGGCCCGGCCCGCCTCGGTCATGTCGGTGACGCTGATGACATCGACGTCCTTGTGCAGGAATTTGCCAGCGGCCTTTTGGAACGCGGTCTGCGCGGCGGCCGGGCCGGCGAGCAGCAGGCCGAGGAGCAGCACGAGGCCGGTGGGGGCGGAAAGGACAGGTTGGAGATTCATGGGGTAGGATGGCCCGGCAGACGCTACCCTGTTTAAACCGAGCGTATGGTCAACGGGGAGATGGCGAGGGCCGGGATCAGGCGCGGGCGACGACCGGCTCAGCCCTGGACCAGCGCGTAGACCAGCAGGCCGACGCCGCCCAGTACGATCAAGGCAAAGAGCACGCCGGTCGCGATGACCCGACGTTGGTTTTGCCGGTCCTGATCCATCCAAGGATTGTTGTTCCGGCGCTTTAACGGGGAACCCATGCCCTCAGCAGCACCAAGGAGCGCGCCTGCGTAAACCACCAAGTGTACCGGGCGGGCGTATTCACCAAGTTTGCACAATCAAAGACAAAAAAAGCACACCGGGAAGGTGTGCTTGGAGCGAACCGAGCCGGGAAGGGCTCAGACCAGCAGCAGGGCCGGCTTCTCGAGCAGGTCCTTGAGGGCGCCGAGGAACTGCGCGCCGACGGCGCCGTCGAACACGCGGTGGTCGCAGCTCAGGGTCACCGTCAGCGTCTGGCCGGCGACAACCTGGCCGTTCTTCACGACCGGCTTGGCGACGGTGGTGCCGACGGCAAGGATGGCGGCGTTGGGCGGGTTGATGATGGCGGTGAACTTAGGGATGCCCATCATGCCGAGATTGGAGACGCAGAAGGTGCCGCCGGTGTAGTCGGCGGGCGCGAGCTTCTTGTCCTTGGCCTTCTTGCCGAGGGCCTTCACCTCGGTGCTGATCTGGAAGACGCTCTTGAGGTGCGCGTCGCGGACGACGGGGGTAATGAGGCCGTCCTCGAGGGCCACGGCAAAGGCGACGTGCGCGGCGCCGTGGTGGCGGATGTGGGTGCCTTCCCAGGAACAGTTGACGGTCGGCACGCGGCGGAGGGCCTCAGCACTGGCCTTGAGGATGAAATCGTTGACGGAGAGCTTCACGCCCTGGGACTCGAGGCCGGTGTTGAGCTGGGCGCGGACGGCCAGCAGCGGCTCGGCGTCGATCTCGATGTCGAGGTAGACGTACGGGATGGTGGTCGTGGACTCGACCATGCGCTTGGCGATGACGCCGCGCATGGTGGAAACGGGAGCGAGGCGTTCTTCCTGGATGGGGCCCTTGGCGGCGACGGCGCCGCCGGTGAACGGGGTGCCGGACCGCGGCGGGGTCGCCGCGGCTCCAGCCGAAGCAGCCGCGGATTTCAGGAGGGCGGGATTCGCGGCGGCGGCGAGGATATCGGCCTTGACGATGCGGCCGTGCGGGCCGGTGCCGGTGACGCGGGAGGCGTCGACGCTTTGCTGGGCGGCGATTTTCCGGGCGAGGGGGGAGATGCGCAGGCGCTCATCGGACGCCGGCGCGCTCACGGCAACGGCCGGGGCCACGACGGGTACCGGGGCTGGGGTCGCCGCCGGAGCGGGCACGGGAGCCGGAGCAGGCGCGGGGGCCGGGGCGGGCGCACTCGGGGGCGGGGTCGCCGCAGCAGCGGCGGCCTTCGGGCCGGGGCGGCGGGGGCGTCGACGACTTCGCCGGGCTTGCCGACGGCACAGAGGGGGGCGCCGACGGCGACCTGAGAGCCGGCGGGGCTGAAGATCTTGAGGAGGGTGCCCGTGAAGAAGGTCTCAAGCTCCATCGTGGCCTTATCGGTCTCGACCTCGGCGAGCATGTCACCGGCCTTGACGGTATCGCCTTCTTTTTTGAGCCATTTGACCAGCGTGCCCACCGTCATGGTGTCGCTGAGTTTGGGCATATCGATGATGTCGGCCATGGGAGGAAGTAGTAGTGAGCAGCGAGTAGCGGGTAGTGAGTAGCTCGCGGCGCGGGTTTTGAAGGGAATGACGTTGGCTAGATTGGGCGTGAGTCAGGGGTGGCTTTCGGAGCGTGATGCCCGCTACTCGCTACCCACTACTCGCTACTTCAGCACGGCAAGGGCTGATTGGTAGATGCGGTCGACGGTGGGGAGCTGGAGCTTCTCGACCGGGGGCGAGTAAATGGCGGGGGAGTCCACAGAATTGACGCGGAGGACCGGGGCGTCGAGGTAGTCGAAGGCCTTTTCCTGGATGAGGCAGGCGACCATCGCGCCGACGGAGCAGAAGGGTTTGGATTCCTCGACGTAGAGGGCGCGGTTGGTCTTCCGCACGGAGGCGAGGATGGTCTCCTCGTCGAGCGGGCGGATGGAGCGCAGGTCGATGACCTCGGCGTTGATGTTGTGCTTCTCCTTGAGGAGGTCGGCGGACTTGAGGGCCATCTGGATGGCGCGGCCGTGGCCGATGATGGAGATGTCCGTGCCCTCGCGCATGACCTTGGCGGACCCGAGCGGCACCAGGTGCTCGCCCTCGGGGACCTCGCCGGTCTCGCCGTAGAGGAGCGTGTTCTCGAGGAAGATGACAGGGTCGTTGTCGCGGATGGCGGACTTGAGCAGGCCCTTGGCGTCGGCGGCGGTGGAGGGGACGACGACCTTGATGCCGGGGTGATAGGCGGCGATGGACTCGGGCGTGTGCGAGTGGGTGGCGCCGACGTTGGTGCCGCCGTTGGCGGGGCCGCGGAGGACGATCGGGCAGTTGATGAGGCCGCCGGACATGTAGCGGACGTTGGCCGCGTTGTTGAAGATCTGGTCGAAGGCGACGGAGTAGAAGCTGAAGAACATCAGCTCCATGACCGGGCGGATGCCCAGCATCGAGGCGCCGAGGCCCATGCCGATGAAGCCGGCCTCGGAGATCGGGGTGTCGACGATGCGTTTCGGGCCAAATTTGGCGAGGAGGCCCTCGGTGACCTTGTAGGCGCCGTTGAACTGGGCGACTTCCTCGCCCATGATGACGACGTTGGGGTCGCGTTCGAGTTCCTCGGCCATGGCGTGCCGGAGGGCTTCGCGGTAGGTGATGACGGGCATGGTGCTAAAATTTGAGATTTGAAATTAGAGATCTGGATCGCGCGGCGCCCGGCTCAGTTGAAGAAGAGCGTGCCCTGGGATTTGCGGTCCGCGGGATTATCGGCCTCCCAATAGACGTCCTTCTGGAGGTCATCGACGGTCGGGTAGGGGCTGGCCTCGGCGAACTGGGCGGAGTTCTCGGCCTCGGCGCGGGCGGACTCGTCGATCTTGGCGATGATCTCCTCGTTCAGGACCTTCTCGGCGAGGAGGGCGTTCTGGAAGACCATGAGCGGGTCCTTGGTGGACTTGTATTCCTCGATCTCCTTTTTGTCGCGGTAGGTGGTGTCGGGATCGGCGACAGAATGGCCGCGGTAGCGGTAGGTGCGGATCTCAAGGACGCTGGGGAGGGACTTCTCGTGGGCGAGCTTGAGCGCGGCGGCGACCTTGTCGCGGACCTCGAGGATGTCATGGCCGTTCTCGATGATGTCCCAGTTCATGCCGTAGCCCTCGGCGCGCTGGGCGAGGCTCGGGCCGGCGGAGGAGCGCTCCTGGGAGGTGCCCATGGAGTAACCGTTGTTCTCGACGATGAAGATGACGGGGAGGGACCAGAGGGCCGCCAAGTTGTAGGATTCGTGGACCGCGCCCTGGTTAACGGCGCCGTCGCCCATGAACGCCATGCAGGCGCCCTTGCGGCCCTGGTACTTGAGCGCGTAGGCGATGCCGGTGCCGAGCGGGATCTGGCCGCCGACGATGCCGTGGCCGCCCCAGAAGCGACGGGAAGGATCGAAGTAGTGCATCGAGCCGCCCTTGCCCTTGGAGCAACCGGTGTATTTGCCGTAGTTCTCGGCCATCATCTCATTCATGCCCATGCCGACCGCGAGGCCGTGGCCGTGATCGCGGTAGGCGGTGATGATATGGTCGTCGTTGCCCATGACGGACACGCAGCCGATGGCGACGGACTCCTGGCCGATATAAAGGTGGAGGAAGCCGCCGATCTTGCCCTGCTGGTAGCTGCGCAGACAGCGCTCCTCGAAGCGGCGGATGCGCACCATGTCGCGATAGAGCGCGATCAATTCGTCGTGGCCGAGCTTGGCGTTGATGTGCGCGGTGCGGGCGTTGTAGCCGGCGTCTTCGGCTTTTTTTGGGGAGGGCGATTTCTTGCTCACAGGAAATAGTTCAAGTTTGAAGTAATATCGGGACGAATAAGCCGTTTCTTAGGGAAAGCTTTGGAATGACAAGCGAAAGTTTGGGTGGTGGCGGGATTTGCCCCACTTTGTCACTGGGCAGCCACAATCTGCTCAATCTTGATCTGAATGGGCGAAACGGAGCAATCCGCCCGCAAGGATACGAACCCGTCGCGATAACGGTCGAAAATGGGCCAAAGCGCGGCCTGGTCGGTCTCTGGAATGGCCAGTTTTTTGATGGCCTCGCGGGAATGGAAGGCGAACCGGCCCTCCTTGATATCGGGCGGGAGGGCCTCGATGGGGGTCTTGCAGCGAAAAAGGAACATCAGCCAGTGGGTGTCACCTTGGTAGGCTTTTTCCGCGATCATCGCGAACAGGTGCATGGCGTCCTCGCGCACGACCAGGCCGGTTTCCTCCTCAGTTTCCCGGATCGCGCACTGCAGTGGCGACTCGCCGGTGGCCATTTCCAGTTTTCCGCCGATCGGGGTCCAGACGCCGAGATTGGGCTGTTTCGCGCGCAGCATGAGCAACTGCTCGCCGGCACGGTTTTCGATAAACACCAGGACGCTGATCTTGTAGGGCAGGGGAGAGGACATCGTTCGGCAAATGAGCGTGACCTTTGCGAAATCTCCGGCAAACAAATCTTATCACGGGCCCCCATACTCCTTCGCACGTGTTATCGAGCCCACTCACCATCATTGATTGCGGTGCCAGCCGCACGGCCCTCGCGATTTTCGGCCTGGTGGGCGGTCGTCTTCGGTTGGAAGAGTACGCGGTCGAACTCTTGCCGACGGCTGGCTCCGCGGATGACACCTGGCCGCGCCAGACCGCGGCGGCACTGCGGGCCTTGCGGGCGCGCGTGAACCTGGCCGGTCGCTTGGTACTGGTGTTGCCCCCGCATCTCACGCTCACCAAGCTCGTGCGCACGCCGCGCGTCAGTGCGGCGAAGCGGGACCAGATTGTCCGTTTCGAGGCAGCACAGGGCATCCCGGTCAATCTTGCGGAAGTGGCCTGGGACACGGCGCTCGTGCACGAGGGCCCCGACGGACTGGAATTGCTGCTGGCCGCCGTCAAACTCGACGCGGTCAACTTCCTGGTGGCCGCCGCGGACGAGGCTGGCTTCGACATTGCGGCGATCCTGCCGGCGGCATTGACGACGCTCGCCAGCTACCGGCTGGTCCGGCCGGGCAGCGGCTCGCCCGCGCTGGTGCTGAACCTCGGGGCGCGTTCCACCACCTTGCTACAGGTCGACGCGGCGCGTTTTGCGCCACGGACCCTGAGCCTCGGGGGCGGTAGCCTATCCGGCCGGCGGGCTGTCGGCGAAGCCGATGCGGTCACGCCGGACGACTTCGCCGCGCGGCTCGGACAGGAAGTCACGCGCTCGGTCATGCATTTTGCCCGACAAGGCGGGCTGGGGGCGCCGGAACACATCGTGCTGACCGGCGGCATGGCGCGCAGCACGGGTCTACCGGAGGCCATCGGCGCGCGGCTGAAACTGCCGGTGGAACGTCTCGATATCCTGGGGAGCGTGGAGGTGAGTCCTTCCGCGACCCGCGCCATGCAAGCACCTGAGGCCTGCGATCTCACGGATCTGGTCGGGGCCGCGGCGATCGAGTTATGTCCGCCGCATCCCACACTCAACTTGCTGCCCGCGTCGCGGCGGCGGCGGGCCGGCCTGCGCCGCCGCCAGGCTTGGTTGGTGGCCGCCGTGGCGCTCGTGGCGGTTGCCGGGGTGCCGCCCATCCTGCACGTGCACAATCTGGCCGCCACGACCCGGGCCAAAACCGCGGCGATCGAGGCGGCGGTTGCCCCGGCCCGCGAACGCGAGGCGCGCAACCGGGCCGCCCTTGGTCAGCTGGCCGCGCTGCAG is from Lacunisphaera limnophila and encodes:
- a CDS encoding dihydrolipoamide acetyltransferase family protein, whose amino-acid sequence is MAPAVAVSAPASDERLRISPLARKIAAQQSVDASRVTGTGPHGRIVKADILAAAANPALLKSAAASAGAAATPPRSGTPFTGGAVAAKGPIQEERLAPVSTMRGVIAKRMVESTTTIPYVYLDIEIDAEPLLAVRAQLNTGLESQGVKLSVNDFILKASAEALRRVPTVNCSWEGTHIRHHGAAHVAFAVALEDGLITPVVRDAHLKSVFQISTEVKALGKKAKDKKLAPADYTGGTFCVSNLGMMGIPKFTAIINPPNAAILAVGTTVAKPVVKNGQVVAGQTLTVTLSCDHRVFDGAVGAQFLGALKDLLEKPALLLV
- a CDS encoding nucleoside hydrolase → MAKILFLFLVPILALAAPRRKVIIDQDAFGPGGPNLQPILMVLQSPDVEVLGITVESGDGWQKENVAHTLRMLELIGRPEIPVVPGATFPLVNSAEATKRWEARHGKLFYKGAWTEEWSKEVLVRRPEPHGPEVVPPLIEGDPALKPAAETAAEFLVRQVRRYPGEVSILAMGPMTNLALASRLDDGFAAGAKELVFMGGSFNPRPADNAFALEYVYTPRLEFNFRWDPEAASAVLRSPWRRIVQVPVDPSTRTLFRPGMIQAVAAATTPVARYVAAHVESFPLWDEIAAAVWLEPALATRRERVAVDVDTAADGAGYGNTLSWAPGRGPGLGEPVVEVVFEVDVAGLEALVVERLTRAGP
- a CDS encoding biotin/lipoyl-containing protein; translation: MADIIDMPKLSDTMTVGTLVKWLKKEGDTVKAGDMLAEVETDKATMELETFFTGTLLKIFSPAGSQVAVGAPLCAVGKPGEVVDAPAAPARRPPLLRRPRPRVRPPRPPRLLRLPCPLRRRPQPRYPSWPRPLP
- a CDS encoding pilus assembly protein PilM codes for the protein MLSSPLTIIDCGASRTALAIFGLVGGRLRLEEYAVELLPTAGSADDTWPRQTAAALRALRARVNLAGRLVLVLPPHLTLTKLVRTPRVSAAKRDQIVRFEAAQGIPVNLAEVAWDTALVHEGPDGLELLLAAVKLDAVNFLVAAADEAGFDIAAILPAALTTLASYRLVRPGSGSPALVLNLGARSTTLLQVDAARFAPRTLSLGGGSLSGRRAVGEADAVTPDDFAARLGQEVTRSVMHFARQGGLGAPEHIVLTGGMARSTGLPEAIGARLKLPVERLDILGSVEVSPSATRAMQAPEACDLTDLVGAAAIELCPPHPTLNLLPASRRRRAGLRRRQAWLVAAVALVAVAGVPPILHVHNLAATTRAKTAAIEAAVAPAREREARNRAALGQLAALQHDATRLENIQQRRTGWLGLLADFQQRLVQVEDVWFERLQTIPPVGATPLKLVVSGRMLDKTNPLAKVSPETLTRVRALLAGLADSPYITAVEGERFDNSQPGILRFDFVLVTDPAHPL
- the pdhA gene encoding pyruvate dehydrogenase (acetyl-transferring) E1 component subunit alpha yields the protein MSKKSPSPKKAEDAGYNARTAHINAKLGHDELIALYRDMVRIRRFEERCLRSYQQGKIGGFLHLYIGQESVAIGCVSVMGNDDHIITAYRDHGHGLAVGMGMNEMMAENYGKYTGCSKGKGGSMHYFDPSRRFWGGHGIVGGQIPLGTGIAYALKYQGRKGACMAFMGDGAVNQGAVHESYNLAALWSLPVIFIVENNGYSMGTSQERSSAGPSLAQRAEGYGMNWDIIENGHDILEVRDKVAAALKLAHEKSLPSVLEIRTYRYRGHSVADPDTTYRDKKEIEEYKSTKDPLMVFQNALLAEKVLNEEIIAKIDESARAEAENSAQFAEASPYPTVDDLQKDVYWEADNPADRKSQGTLFFN
- a CDS encoding NUDIX hydrolase; translation: MSSPLPYKISVLVFIENRAGEQLLMLRAKQPNLGVWTPIGGKLEMATGESPLQCAIRETEEETGLVVREDAMHLFAMIAEKAYQGDTHWLMFLFRCKTPIEALPPDIKEGRFAFHSREAIKKLAIPETDQAALWPIFDRYRDGFVSLRADCSVSPIQIKIEQIVAAQ
- a CDS encoding phospho-sugar mutase is translated as MTTSDQIVQAVKNGQLLTSAADNLRAWLQAGLPAWAEESLHELIARGEWSELNDRFYRYLEFGTGGMRGRTIGVKAAAAETGTINAQGSPAHANVGSNLLNDFTLVRAVMGLHRYVAKYLATQHSGAKPKIVIAHDVRHFSRHFCELAASTWVRLGGEALIFSGPRSTPQLSFSVRHYGAHTGVVITASHNPPHDNGFKAYFVDGAQVTPPHDKAIIAEVDRVTLAEVKQHLVSDLALVKTLGNEADDAYLAVAAQAVIDAELLRKSGLKVVYTNIHGVGGVSTVPALIHAGVRVTEVPEQAAFDARFPTVKSPNPENAEALALGVALAEKEGIDVVMATDPDADRVGVAVRNAAGKMELLTGNQVGALLADYRISKYKELGWIPPAGTPHACLIKTFVTTPLQDAIGKGHGVKVINTLTGFKWIAAKMRGYEEQLVKAMGHGFDYDATPFRERARLLQQHSSFYLFGTEESYGYLPNDSVRDKDGNSACLMFAEVCAWVKSRGLTVPAYLDEIYLRYGFFLEGVINIYYEGASGAAKIKRILDTYRASPPTAFGDTKVTRFQDFGREKFFDADNEQIPMQDLYIVTLANGYSFAARGSGTEPKMKFYLFASGPVQSAADLPAAKAQTKASLDALKALIEADARKRAEG
- a CDS encoding alpha-ketoacid dehydrogenase subunit beta, which produces MPVITYREALRHAMAEELERDPNVVIMGEEVAQFNGAYKVTEGLLAKFGPKRIVDTPISEAGFIGMGLGASMLGIRPVMELMFFSFYSVAFDQIFNNAANVRYMSGGLINCPIVLRGPANGGTNVGATHSHTPESIAAYHPGIKVVVPSTAADAKGLLKSAIRDNDPVIFLENTLLYGETGEVPEGEHLVPLGSAKVMREGTDISIIGHGRAIQMALKSADLLKEKHNINAEVIDLRSIRPLDEETILASVRKTNRALYVEESKPFCSVGAMVACLIQEKAFDYLDAPVLRVNSVDSPAIYSPPVEKLQLPTVDRIYQSALAVLK